The Streptomyces sp. HUAS MG91 sequence GTACGGGTGGATCTCGATCCGGGCGATGGCCAGACAGCTCAGGGTGAGCAGCAGCGGCAGCGCGAACCAGAGCGCCACCGGGGTGTCCTGGGTCTCGGCGCCCTGGCCCGGGGTGAGCGTCGCGACCGCGCCGAGCACGACCACCGCGACGGTCGCCGCCCGCACCTGCCGCACCGCCGCCGTGACGGCCGAGCGGGCGGCCTCCGGGACCGCGAGCCCCGCCGTGACGAGCCCGTCGGCCAGGGCGCGCACCGCGTCGCCCGCCGCGGTGGCGGCCCGCAGCGGCGCCGTCCGGGACTGCCCGGCGGGCCCGATCGCGCCGAGCACGGAGCGCTCCATGGTGTCCCGGCCCACCGGGTCGACGACCGTCGCCCAGCCGGTGTGCGCGAGCAGCAGCCGGTGGCCGCGGGCCATCGACACCAGCGTCACGTCCACGACCCGCACCGGCCCGCCGGACAGGAACGCCGTCTCGTACAGGGACAGTTCGTGGTCCGACAGGACGTGCGCGCCGGTCCGCACGGTGTCCTCGGCGCGCTCGCCCTCGGCGGCGCGCACCGCCGCGAGGCACAGCCGTCCGCAGGAGACGGCGGCGGCCGCGCAGGCCAGGAGGAGGAACAGGACCCAGAACATGAGGTGTTTCTATGACAGGTGTTCGAGTTTCCGCTACGGCATATTCACTATGCGGACACTCAGCGCCAGGCCGCGGGGCTGGACGCCGCGGGCGGCAGCGAGAACGTCGGCGACGGGGTGACCGGCGTCGCCGAGCCCGGGGACGCCGTCGGTCCCGGCGGGGCGGGGGAGCGGGTGCCGGGCGGCGGGCTCGCGGTGGCCGCGCCGCGCGCCAGCGCGTCGAAGTCGACCAGACCGGTCGCCTCCAGGACCTTCATGTGGTCGAGGACCGTGGTGTTGGCGTCGTCCGCGAGGCCCCGTACGAGCGTGTTGCGGGTCGAGGCGCGCACCTGGGCGACGAGCGCGAAGACCTGGCCGTGGGCGCGGCGCAGGATGTTGGCGAACTCGCGCTCGTAGTCCAGGCCCTTCGCCGCGGTCAGCGTCCGCAGCCAGCCCTGCTGCTGCGGGTTGGGCTGGTTGGGCAGTTCGAGACGGAGCCGCGCCGCGACCTCCCGCACCCGCGCGTCCAGGAACGTGTGGCCCTCGACCAGGTGCTCGCCCGCCGTCTCGATCGCCTTGGTCGGGGCCCGCTCCTCGGCCTGCTGCCCGGCGGGCATCTCCCACAGCCCGGCGAGCCGCACCTTGGTGATGAAGAGCCGGTCGGTCGCCGACAGCGGGCCGAACCGGGTCGGCACCGACTGCGCGTCGAGCGTGTCCAGGCCGGTGGCCGACCGGTCCGCGTAGGACCAGATGGGAAAGGCGAGCGCGGCCAGCGTGGCCAGCAGCCCGGTGACGATGAGCGCGGTCCCGTTGATACGGGTGCCGGTACGCGTGCCGCGGATCGGCGAGAGCAGTCGCATGATGCCTCCTGGTGCGGCACCGCACGCTAGTGCGCTTCCGCCACCGGGTTCGGGGCATCCGCGTCGACTACGCCAGCCGCCGTACGGGACGCGGGGGTTGTGCGGTCCGCGCGCCCCGATCCGGTGTGTACCCGGCCGCCGGTCAGCCCCTGCGCAGCGCGAACCGCGCGGCCCGCAGCGCCCGGGCCACCGGACGTCCCGCGAGCGGCGCGGGGCCGGACCGCTCCAGCCACCAGGCGGTCAGCTCCCGGCGCGGGCCGGCCTGCGGGACCCGCTGCTCCAGGAGCAGGTCCTCGGCGAAGTCCAGCGCGTCGCGCCGGTAGCCGTCGGTCATCGGCCGCCGCGCCGCGTAGGCGAGGAACGCCGTCCGGTACGCCGACGCGCCCAGGATCAACGGCAGTTCGGGCGCCACCTTGGCGACGACGTCGGCCCGCTTGCCCGCCAGCGCCCGGCTCTGCACCGCGAGCCGGGCCCGGTCGAAGCCCTCCGGCGCCGGGGTGTCCGCGACCAGCGCGGAGAGCAGCGCGGTCTGGGCGAGGGCCACCCGTCCCCGTACGGAGTCGTCGGCCCCGGCCACGGCTGCGGGAGCCGGGTCCCCGGCGGCGGCCGGTGCGGGACCGCCCGCCGCCCGCACCGTGGCCCGGATCGTCTCGACCTCGCGCCCCAGCTCGGCGGGGTCCTCGGGGAAGTTCTCGTCCCGTTCGAGCAGCACGCCCGGCGGGGTCACCCGGGACGCCAGGTCGGCCAGGATGTCCAGCACCGGCCGGGGCACCGGGTGGGCGTGGCTGTCGTGCCACACCCCGTCCCGCTCGAAGCCGCCCGCCACATGCACGTACGCGATCGCCTCGACGGGCAGCTCGTCCAGCGCCTTGGCCGGGTCCTCGCCCCGGTTGACGTGGTTCGTGTGCAGGTTCGCCACGTCGATCAGCAGCCGGACGCCGGTGCGCTCCACCAGCTCGTACAGGAACTGTCCCTCGGACATCTCCTCGCCCGGCCAGCCGAACAGCGCCGCGATGTTCTCCACCGCGAGCGGCACCGGCAGGGCGTCCTGCGCGATCCGGACGTTCTCGCACAGCACGTCGAGCGCGTCCCGGGTGCGCGGCACCGGCAGCAGATGCCCGGCCTCCAGGAGCGGCGAGGCGGTGCGCTCGCCGCCCGCCCTGACGAACGCGATGTGCTCGGTGACCAGCGGCGCCCCCAGCGCCTCGGCCCGCGCCGCGAGATCGGCGAGCCGCCCCTCGTCGGGCCGCTCGGCACCGCCGAGCCCCAGCGACACCCCGTGCGGCACGACCGTCACGCCCCGCTCGCGCAGCCGCACCAGCGAGTCGGGCAGATGGCCCGGACACACGTTCTCCGCGACCGTCTCGACCCAGTCGATCCCCGGCATCGCCTCGACCACCTCGGCGATCTCCGGCCGCCACCCGATCCCCGTACCCAGCCGCGGAAGCTGCCCCATGTCCGTCCCCCTCCTCCGCGCCAATGCTGTCCAGGTGTCATGACCCCGGCGCGTCCGGCCGAACCCACGGGGGAGACGTTCAGAGGAACATTTGAGGTTCCGCGTCCGGGTGGGCGCGCGGGTCGCGGCCCAGCGCGGCCAGCATCCGGCTGAACGCCGTCACCTGCCCGTCCAGGGCGACCGGCGGGGCGAAAGCGGCGCCGGGGCCGCGCGATCCCGGTCCCGACGGCACCCGCAGGGCCACGTCGAGCGCGGCCGTCACCACCGGCTCGGGCAGGTCGACCCGGGCGCCGACCGTCGCCGCGATGTCCCAGGCGTGGACGACGTGGTCCAGCAGATGGAAGCCGACGGCGACGCGTCCGGGCCAGCCGCGGGCGGGCTCCGGGCCCGGACGCGGAATCTCCGGAAGCGTGAACTCCCGCTCCAGGACGCCCGGTACGGCGAACGCCGCGATCACGTCACGGGCGGCCTCCCGGTGTGCCGCCGCGACATCGGCACCGGGCGGCGGCTCCCGCCAGTGCGCCGGATCCGCGCCGTCGCCGCGCGCGGCCGCGGCGAACCCGCGGTGCTGGGCGGCCAGATGTGCGACGAGCCGCCGCAGTGTCCAGCCGGCGCACGGGGTGGCGCGGTCCCAGGCGTCGGCGGGGGCGAGGTCCACGAGGCGCAGGCACTCCTCGACGGCGGCACGGTCGAGGCCGGCCGGTGCGGGACCGGTCATCGCGCGCTCCGTCCGGTGCCGTAGGAAGGTGCGGGCCAGGGCGCGGCGCCCACGAGGATCTCGCGGGCCGCGCGCCAGACGGCCGCGGCGTCCCAGTGCGGCACGGTCCAGGCGGTGGCCCGCGTCGTGCCGTGGCCGCGGAACGCCCGCACGGTGCGCGCGTGGTCGGGGCGGCGGACGAAGGCGGTGAGGTGCCGGACGTCGGTCCACGCGGAGACCGACCCCGAGCGGCGGCGCACCGGATCGGTCCACAGCCATATGCCCACCGCCCCTTCCGTGGCGGGCCAACTGCGCCGCAGCCGCAGTCCGTTGACGGCGACGCCGACGGATCGCGGGCCGCTGTCGGCGGTGAACTCGGTGACGCTGACCAGGACCGGACCGGCCGTCCCCGCGGAGGCGGGGCCCGGCTGCCAAGGGGCGCGCAACAGGCGCGCGGACGGTGTCATGCCCCGACGATAAAACTAAACGAACGATCGTGCTGAGAGTTTGCCGAACAGAACCCAGAGGGCGGGCGGTGGGCCTCAACTCCTAGGCGGTCGGCGGCGCGTGGCGCCGATCGGTGACGGCCGCGGCGATCCGCGCCGCGATTCCGGCGCGGGCCCGCCGGTAGGCGTCCGGCTCGCCGTGCAGCACCGAGTGGGCGTTGGCCGTCTCCATCAGGGCGATCACCTCGAAGGCGAGCTGCGGCACATCCGTACCGGCCCGCAGTTCGCCCAGCTCCCGGGCCTCCTCGGCGCACCGCTCGACCAGCTCCACCCACGCGCGCTGGGCGCGGGCCAGCGCGTCGTGGACGGCGCCCTCCCGGGCGTCGTACTCGGCCAGCGTCCCGTAGAAGAAGCAGCCCCCGGGGAAGACCCGGTCCGCCGAGTACGCCAGCCAGTTCGCGCACAGCCGCCACAGCCGGTCCGTGCCCGCCGGACCCTCCAGGGCCGGGCGCACCACCTTCTCCTCGTAGACGCGGGCGGCCGCCCGCACCGTCGCCAGCTGCAACTCCTCCTTGGAGCCGAACAGGGCGAAGAGCCCGCTCTTGCTGATCCCGAGCTCGGTGGCGATGCGCCCCAGGGAGAGGGCCTCGAGGCCCTCCACCGAGGCGAGATCGACGGTTCTGCGCAGCACCAGCCGCCGGGTCTCGTTCCCGCGCGCGACCCTGCCGTCCACTGCTTCCTTCATGAGGTCATGATGCGGTACGGGGGAGCGGCCGCCGCCGGCGGCTGAGCCGGCATCGGCGGCGGCCCACGGGCACGGGAACCAGCGCCTCCCCTTGCGCGGCTCGCGTGCTCACCGTCCCCGCCGGCCGGGGCGGGCGGGAGACCGCCCCGAAGGGGCCGACAAGGACGAGAGGCCGGGGCCGAACGACGGCGTGAACGCCCCCGGCCGCTCGGGGAACGGCGGACGGTGAGGACCCGGGGTCTCGGGGGCGCGGTGCGCGCGGTCCGAGGCTCTCCCCGGCCGGCGCCACCCGCTGGTCCGCATGTCGTGCGAATCTCGCTCCGACACGGACTCTGCTGACCCGATGCTATGCCTCCGCGGGCCGGACCGCCAGGGTCCGGTTCGGTCGCCCGCCAGGTTGTGACCGCTGTGCTTCCCGGGTTCCGCGCGGCTCACCGCGAGCCGTCGCGCGTGCTGCCACGTGTGCTGCTACGCGTGCCCGAGGTCCGGCGACCAACTGCCGTCGCGGGGGCCCTCGGCGACGACGGTGCACGAGCCCGGCGCGATCTCCGTGAACCCGGCGTCGCGCACCACCGGCAGCCCGGCGCGGGTCAGCGCCGCCCAGCGGTCGCGGTCCTCGCACACCCGCACCGCCAGCGGGAAGCCCGCCTCGCGCCACTCCTTGCGGCGTGCCTCGGGCAGCTCCCACCAGGCGAGCTGAGCGCCGTGCCCGGCCTGCGCCATGGCCTTGCCCGCGGTCATGTCGAGCTCCGGGTTGAGCCAGAGCGTCACACCCGCCGCGCCGGGAGCGGCCGGCGGCTCGGGATCGTCGAGATCCGTCCCGGAGACCTGGAGCCGGGCCAGGTCCTTGGGCCAGCCGTCGAGCGGGACCGGCGGATAGACCCGCACCTCGGTCCCGGCGGCGCCGGTCACCGTGATGCCCTCCAGCGCCTCGGCGCGCCGCCACTCGGCGCCCCTGGCCCGCCGCACCACCTTGCGGATCCGGGCGTCCTGCCAGTCCCGCATCGCCCGCGCCCACTCCCCGTCGCCGAGCGAGCGCTCGTCCGAGAGGATCGTCAGCACGGCGCGGGCCGCCGTCTCCAGCGCGTCCGTGCGGGCCGGCGGCGCGGCCCGCTCGATCCGCACGACGAGCGGCAGCACGAACTGCGGCGCCTCGTCACGCGCGGTGGGCTCGGACCGGAAGGGGCTGTCGGTGGCGGTGTCGTCGCTGGTCACGCCCACCAGTCTGCCAGCCCGCCGCCCGCCCACGCGCCGCCCGCCGGAGCGCTAGCCGGAGCACGCGGTGCGCTGCGCCTCCTGCCATGCGCAGACCGGGCACAGCGTCGCGCCCTTCGTGGACTCCGGGTGCTCCGTGGGTTCCCGGCACAGGACGCACTCGGCGAACGGCCCCTCGGGAGCGGCTCCGGCGGCGGGGGTGCTGGTGTCGGTCATGCCGGCCAGCGTACGGCGGCGCCTCACCGCTTCCGGGCCGCGCTCCCCACCAGCTCCGACACCCGCACGAACCGGTAGCCCTTCGCCCGCAGCGCCGGCACCACGTCCCGCACCACGCGCTCCGTCGTCGGCGCCGCGCTGCGCGTGCAGTGCATGACGACCACCGAGCCCGGCCGCACCCCGTCGAGCACCTGCCGCGTCACCGCGCCGGCGTCCGTCGCGAACGCGTCGCCGCTGACCACGTCCCACTGGATCGCCGTGACCCCGGTCGGAGTGAGGGCCCGCAGCGCGCTCTTGTCGTAACAGCCGCCCGGGAAGCGGAAGTACGGCACCACGTGCCGCACCCCGGCCCTGCGGAAAGCGGTGAACGCCCGCTCCACGTCCGCCCGCATCCCCGCCGCCGGCACGGTCGGCAGGCCGTAGCAGTCGCCGGTGAACGCGTAGTGGCTGTACGAGTGGTTCGCGACCTCGAAGAGCCGGTCGCCGCCGATGTCCCTGGCCTGCGCCGGGTACTCCTCGGCCCAGCGGCCGGTCATGAAGACGGTCGCCGGGACCTTCAGACGGCGCAGCGTCGCGATGAGGCGCGGGTTGTCGAAGTGCTCGCCCGCGGCGGCGCGCGGGCCCTGATCGGCGGTCATGTCGGCGTCGAAGGTGAGCGCGACGGTCCGCTCCGCCGCGTCCCGGGCGCCCCGCTGGGCGCTCTTGAAGACGGGGGTGAGGCCCGACGGGCCCGGGGCCAGCCGCGGTGGCGCGGTCGGCTTCGCCGGGGCCGACGGGCTCGCGGCGGGCCGCCCCGCCTGTCCCGGCGGTGCGTGCCCGGAACCGCCGGAGCAGGCGGCGGCCCCGAGCGCGAGGGCGCCGATGGCGCACGACAGAACGGTGCGGCGGAGAGAGCGATAGCTGATCACGCCGCGACGATAACTGGGTAAATCGGATTATTCGGTTACCGTTCGAGTCTGCTCACCCGGTCAGCGGGCCAGGACCGTCCGCCCGCCGCGCATCCGGCGCGCGGCTCTGATCAGCCGGGCCCGCTCACGCTCCGACGTGCCGCCCCACACGCCGCTCGTCTGCTCCGTGGCCACGGCCCAGTCGAGGCATTCGGTGACGACGGGGCACCGGCGGCAGACCTCCTTCGCGGCCTCGGCGTCCTGCACGGCGGGCCCGGCCGTACCGACCGGGAAGAACAACTCGGGGTCCTCGTGCACGCACGCGGCCCGGTTCAACCACTCCATTTCCGTCTCCCTCAACGGCATCGGAGGAACTGCCGCGCGGGTGCCCGGAACCCCAGGAGTGGAAACCTGTCTCAGGCGTCCCCGCGCAACGCCCTGGTGAGCCCCGCGAAGAACGCGGCGTGCGCGGCGGCGCTGGCCGGGGTCTCCGGGTTCCACGGCAGCACCACGGCCCGCTCGGCCACGGCCGCCCAGTGGGCGTCACCGGCGTACTGCGCGGCCGGCGCCGCGTTCGCGCGGGCGTCCAACAGGACGACGTCCGGGGCGAGTTCGGCCGCGTCCGCCCAGGTGCCGGTGTGCCAGTTGGCCCCGGGGCCCTCGGGCGGCTCGACGGTGCGCACCCCGAGACCCGTCAGGGCGCTCAGGTCGGGCCACTTGCCGGGCCGGGCGAGATGGACGCTGTCCGGGCCGCCGGGCGACAGCGCCAGCACTCTGGCCGCCCCGCGCGCGGACGCCGTCAGCTCCGCCAGGGCCGACTCCGCCCGGGTCAGTCCGGCCAGCGCGTCCGGGCTCTCCGCGGTGCCGAGCGACCGGCCGAGTCCGGCGAATCGTTCCCGCACGCCGGCCAGCGTCCGCCCCTGTCCCACGTCGATCACGACGACCGGGACGTGCTCCTCCAGATGCTTCGCCGTGTCGGGCTCGATCCCGTAGACCTGCCCGCCCCCGTAGGTGAGCGCGACCACCAGGTCCGGCCGCACCGCGAGCACGTCGTCGAGGCCGAGCCCGGCCCCGGCCCCCAGGTACGGCACCTCGTCGAGCGGCAGCGAGCCGGACTTGGCTCGGTCGGGGCTGTCCCCGTCGTGGTACGAACCGAAGATGCCCACGGGCCGGGTCCCGAGGTCCCACAGGCTCGCCCCGGCCTGGATGTAGGCGACGACCCGCGCCGGTGTGTCGAGCGAGGCGGCCAGATGCCCCCGGTCGTCCGTGAACTCCCATGACTGTGCGGAAGGTTGAGTCATAAATCCACCCTGCCCACGGGGCACGGCGGACATGTCCGTCACCGGCTCTCCCGGACCGCCCGGTGCGCTCAGTCCATCGCGAGCAGCCGCCGCCGGCACTCCGCCACGTCGAACTCCGCCTTCGGGTACTGCGGGTCGAGCGCCTCCAGATGCTCCAGAAGCAGCTTGCTGACGGCCCAGTTGCGATACCACTTGCGGTCCGCCGGGATCACGAACCAGGGCGCCGCGTCCGTCGAGCACCGCTCCAGCGCGATCTCGTACGCCTCCTGGTACGCGGGCCACAGCGCCCTGTCCTCGATGTCGCCGGGGCTGAACTTCCAGTACTTGTCCGGGTTGTCGAGCCGTTCGAGCAGCCGGCGCTTCTGCTGCTCGTACGAGATGTGCAGGAAGCACTTGACGACGGTCACGCCGTCCTCGGCGAGGGTCTTCTCGAACCGGTTGATCTGCCCGTACCTGCGCCCGAGCGAGGCACGCGGCACCAGCTCCCGCACCCGGGCGACCAGCACGTCCTCGTACTGGGACCGGTCGAAGATGCCGATCTCGCCCGGCTCCGGCAGCGCCTTGACGACGCGCCACAGGAAGGGGTGGTTCAGCTCCTCCGGCGTGGGGGCCTTGAACCCCTTGATGCGGCAGCCCGACGGGTTGAACTGGCCGATGACGTGCTTCACCGTGCCGCCCTTGCCGCTGGTGTCCATGCCCTGGAGGATCAGCAGGACCCGCCGCCGGTCGCCTGCCGAGCCCGCGGCCCACAGCCGCTCCTGGAGCCCGGCCAGGCGCACCCCGAGCTCCGCGCTCGCCGCGACCCCCGACGCCTTGTCCTTCGGGCCGGCCGGGGTCGCGGCCGGGTCGTGGGCCGACAGGTCGACGCGCTCGCCCCCGGGGACGCGCAGCAGCTCGCTCAGCGCGGGCGCGGCCTTCTTCGCACCGCCCTCGCCGCCCTGCTTCTTCTTGCCCTTCGCCACCGCGCGCCCCTTCCGGTCAGGTCCTACGATCCTGCGTCGGTCCCGGCGCCCGCGCTACTCGTGCCAGGGGCCGGTCACCGCGAACGTCGTGCCGGGCGTGTACACGTTCACGTACATCGTGTCGCCGCGGGGCGAGAAGGTGACGCCCGCGAACTCGCCCCACGCCGGTTCCTCGGCGGTCCCGATGTTCTGCCGTCCGCGTGCCATCGCGTACACCTCGCCCTTGCGGGTCACGCCGAAGACGTGCTGTGCGCCCTCGCCGTCCTCGCACACCATCAGCCCGCCGCTGGGCGCCAGACAGATGTTGTCCGGCTCCTCGCCCGGCAGCCGCACATCGGTGTCGGGCCCGAAGACGACGACCAGCGTCAGGCGGCGGGACGACGGGTCGTAACGCCAGATCTGGCCGAAGTGGTCGGCGGCCGAGCCCTCGCGGCTGCGCGCGTACGACGACACGAAGTACACGCAGCTCCCGCCCCAGTAGCAGCCCTCCAGTTTCTGGGCGTGGGTGATGCCCTTCGGCCCGAAGTCCTGGTTGCGGATCGCGGTGGTGGCCGCCAGCGGATCGGGTACGTCGACCCACTCGATGCCGCCGAAGGTGGCCCCCGTCTCCTGGACCGCCGACAGGTCGGGCACGCCCGGCACCCGCATCGCCTGGAGCGTGCCGCCCGCGCGCAGGGAGCCGAGGCCGCCCCGGGGCTTGTCCGGCAGGAAGCGGTAGAAGAGGCCGAACGGCTTGTCGAACGCGTCCTCCGTCTCGTACACGACACCGCGCCGTGGGTCGACGGCGATCGCCTCGTGCTGGAAGCGGCCCATCGCGGTCAGCGGTACGGCGCCCGAGCGGCGCGGGTCGACGGGGTCGACCTCGAAGATGAAGCCGTGATCCTTGGTATAGCCGTTGGTGCCGGCCCGGTCCTCGGTCTCCTCGCAGGTCAGCCAGGTGCCCCACGGGGTGGGCCCGCCCGCGCAGTTGACGGCGGTGCCCGCGATGGCGACCCGCTCGC is a genomic window containing:
- a CDS encoding DUF692 domain-containing protein, which encodes MGQLPRLGTGIGWRPEIAEVVEAMPGIDWVETVAENVCPGHLPDSLVRLRERGVTVVPHGVSLGLGGAERPDEGRLADLAARAEALGAPLVTEHIAFVRAGGERTASPLLEAGHLLPVPRTRDALDVLCENVRIAQDALPVPLAVENIAALFGWPGEEMSEGQFLYELVERTGVRLLIDVANLHTNHVNRGEDPAKALDELPVEAIAYVHVAGGFERDGVWHDSHAHPVPRPVLDILADLASRVTPPGVLLERDENFPEDPAELGREVETIRATVRAAGGPAPAAAGDPAPAAVAGADDSVRGRVALAQTALLSALVADTPAPEGFDRARLAVQSRALAGKRADVVAKVAPELPLILGASAYRTAFLAYAARRPMTDGYRRDALDFAEDLLLEQRVPQAGPRRELTAWWLERSGPAPLAGRPVARALRAARFALRRG
- a CDS encoding polyphosphate kinase 2 family protein, whose protein sequence is MAKGKKKQGGEGGAKKAAPALSELLRVPGGERVDLSAHDPAATPAGPKDKASGVAASAELGVRLAGLQERLWAAGSAGDRRRVLLILQGMDTSGKGGTVKHVIGQFNPSGCRIKGFKAPTPEELNHPFLWRVVKALPEPGEIGIFDRSQYEDVLVARVRELVPRASLGRRYGQINRFEKTLAEDGVTVVKCFLHISYEQQKRRLLERLDNPDKYWKFSPGDIEDRALWPAYQEAYEIALERCSTDAAPWFVIPADRKWYRNWAVSKLLLEHLEALDPQYPKAEFDVAECRRRLLAMD
- a CDS encoding peptidyl-tRNA hydrolase, which encodes MTSDDTATDSPFRSEPTARDEAPQFVLPLVVRIERAAPPARTDALETAARAVLTILSDERSLGDGEWARAMRDWQDARIRKVVRRARGAEWRRAEALEGITVTGAAGTEVRVYPPVPLDGWPKDLARLQVSGTDLDDPEPPAAPGAAGVTLWLNPELDMTAGKAMAQAGHGAQLAWWELPEARRKEWREAGFPLAVRVCEDRDRWAALTRAGLPVVRDAGFTEIAPGSCTVVAEGPRDGSWSPDLGHA
- a CDS encoding DUF4142 domain-containing protein, translated to MRLLSPIRGTRTGTRINGTALIVTGLLATLAALAFPIWSYADRSATGLDTLDAQSVPTRFGPLSATDRLFITKVRLAGLWEMPAGQQAEERAPTKAIETAGEHLVEGHTFLDARVREVAARLRLELPNQPNPQQQGWLRTLTAAKGLDYEREFANILRRAHGQVFALVAQVRASTRNTLVRGLADDANTTVLDHMKVLEATGLVDFDALARGAATASPPPGTRSPAPPGPTASPGSATPVTPSPTFSLPPAASSPAAWR
- a CDS encoding ABC transporter substrate-binding protein translates to MTQPSAQSWEFTDDRGHLAASLDTPARVVAYIQAGASLWDLGTRPVGIFGSYHDGDSPDRAKSGSLPLDEVPYLGAGAGLGLDDVLAVRPDLVVALTYGGGQVYGIEPDTAKHLEEHVPVVVIDVGQGRTLAGVRERFAGLGRSLGTAESPDALAGLTRAESALAELTASARGAARVLALSPGGPDSVHLARPGKWPDLSALTGLGVRTVEPPEGPGANWHTGTWADAAELAPDVVLLDARANAAPAAQYAGDAHWAAVAERAVVLPWNPETPASAAAHAAFFAGLTRALRGDA
- a CDS encoding TIGR04222 domain-containing membrane protein; this translates as MFWVLFLLLACAAAAVSCGRLCLAAVRAAEGERAEDTVRTGAHVLSDHELSLYETAFLSGGPVRVVDVTLVSMARGHRLLLAHTGWATVVDPVGRDTMERSVLGAIGPAGQSRTAPLRAATAAGDAVRALADGLVTAGLAVPEAARSAVTAAVRQVRAATVAVVVLGAVATLTPGQGAETQDTPVALWFALPLLLTLSCLAIARIEIHPYTRWASPVGQRLLAARPAAAGSLFAVALRGLRAVDDPQVRAALSE
- a CDS encoding polysaccharide deacetylase family protein, encoding MISYRSLRRTVLSCAIGALALGAAACSGGSGHAPPGQAGRPAASPSAPAKPTAPPRLAPGPSGLTPVFKSAQRGARDAAERTVALTFDADMTADQGPRAAAGEHFDNPRLIATLRRLKVPATVFMTGRWAEEYPAQARDIGGDRLFEVANHSYSHYAFTGDCYGLPTVPAAGMRADVERAFTAFRRAGVRHVVPYFRFPGGCYDKSALRALTPTGVTAIQWDVVSGDAFATDAGAVTRQVLDGVRPGSVVVMHCTRSAAPTTERVVRDVVPALRAKGYRFVRVSELVGSAARKR
- a CDS encoding WhiB family transcriptional regulator, which codes for MEWLNRAACVHEDPELFFPVGTAGPAVQDAEAAKEVCRRCPVVTECLDWAVATEQTSGVWGGTSERERARLIRAARRMRGGRTVLAR
- a CDS encoding TIGR03086 family metal-binding protein codes for the protein MTGPAPAGLDRAAVEECLRLVDLAPADAWDRATPCAGWTLRRLVAHLAAQHRGFAAAARGDGADPAHWREPPPGADVAAAHREAARDVIAAFAVPGVLEREFTLPEIPRPGPEPARGWPGRVAVGFHLLDHVVHAWDIAATVGARVDLPEPVVTAALDVALRVPSGPGSRGPGAAFAPPVALDGQVTAFSRMLAALGRDPRAHPDAEPQMFL
- a CDS encoding alkaline phosphatase PhoX — protein: MSRTTDARTTDARRSTDARQSATRRQILARTGALGVGIAFAGELSELFTGSAAAQGRAGYGPLIEDPAGLLDLPKGFRYKVLSREGDDLRSHEGKVPSNHDGMAAFAGGQGRVHLVRNHENRVTGRIPVPLVDGITYDPAAKGGCTALTLDRHNDVLGERVAIAGTAVNCAGGPTPWGTWLTCEETEDRAGTNGYTKDHGFIFEVDPVDPRRSGAVPLTAMGRFQHEAIAVDPRRGVVYETEDAFDKPFGLFYRFLPDKPRGGLGSLRAGGTLQAMRVPGVPDLSAVQETGATFGGIEWVDVPDPLAATTAIRNQDFGPKGITHAQKLEGCYWGGSCVYFVSSYARSREGSAADHFGQIWRYDPSSRRLTLVVVFGPDTDVRLPGEEPDNICLAPSGGLMVCEDGEGAQHVFGVTRKGEVYAMARGRQNIGTAEEPAWGEFAGVTFSPRGDTMYVNVYTPGTTFAVTGPWHE
- a CDS encoding TetR/AcrR family transcriptional regulator; amino-acid sequence: MKEAVDGRVARGNETRRLVLRRTVDLASVEGLEALSLGRIATELGISKSGLFALFGSKEELQLATVRAAARVYEEKVVRPALEGPAGTDRLWRLCANWLAYSADRVFPGGCFFYGTLAEYDAREGAVHDALARAQRAWVELVERCAEEARELGELRAGTDVPQLAFEVIALMETANAHSVLHGEPDAYRRARAGIAARIAAAVTDRRHAPPTA